The sequence TAAGATAGTAGATATTGCACTGCAGTTTGGTAGGATTCAACTATACACACTCTCCAGTATTTTTGTAACAAACAAATAAGTCAAAATTGTGAGCACTGGTCACTTTTACTGTAAAGCAGCCAGTTTAGTTATTGCCTACTATTGTGGGAAAAATTACCTGGATTATCATTTTTTATCTCAGAGAGTCCTTCAAGATGAGGCTCCAGTGTAGTACTGTATTATTGTGTTATTTTTTCACTCAAGATGGAGGACACGTTGTGGTCATCACTCACAGACTCATACTGTAAACTACTGATGGCATTGACTGCTGAAAAACTTGCTGACAAGTATGGTATCACTCGGGAGGACTGTGACCGCTTTGCGTTAGCCAGCCAAAAACGCTGGACAAATGGTTAGCACCATTGTATTCCATGATTAAGTGTTGTATGCTGTGTTGATGATTCATTGACCCATTTGTGTTTCAATACTGTCATTGTTCACTCCTCACTCCCTTACCAACGGTCAACCATTCAGCATATGGAGCTGTCATGGAAAAATTTAAAGGAGTACATAGTTGTATAATCACATTATTATTTAAAATTTACTGTTTTGCACAAAAGATACATATAGATGAGTTCTGCAGGTTTGAAAGCATATGCAACCTTTAAATTGTTTATTAAGAGCCTTTTCTAAGAACCATTGCTTTAAAGATTTCTGGCATGTGCAATTATGTTTTGTTTAGCTATCACACAGACAGTTATATGTATTACAAATTTTGCTTAACTACATCAATAAAAGGTCTTACTAATAGTACTGCATTCTAGAAATATTTTGGACCTGTTAGAATTGGTTACTTTCCATTAGCTCACAAAAATGGCTACTTTAAAGAGGAACTGGTACCAATGGAGGTGAAGGGTAAGAAAGGGAAGGAGCCATTTGTTGCTGATGAACATCCTCGTGAAGCAACGTTTGAGAAACTGCAGCAGCTCAAGCCAGTCTTCAAGGAAAATGGTGTAGTGACTGCTGGGAATGCATCAGTGAGTGACTTGAGTAATATCATGTAACCTTGCAGTGTTCAAGAACCTGCTGTATGAAGCTGCTATACGGCAGCTCATTTCTGCTATATACACTACTGTACATCTAACTGTTCTGTTAACATTTTATGCAAAATGTTCATGTACATATAAGGGACTGTAGCTATTTGCAAGGAATGTAATTACAATTTACGGTTACTTTTCAGTCCTTAGAAATATTATTGAATTATGATTgcattatgctatgctgcacgcGGTGGGAACTCTACAGATGCTTTCAGTATGAAATTTCATGGACAAAAGTTCTGCTAGCATTTGGTACCAGCTGATTTCaacaaattttactgttattagGTCCTTTTTCAGAGGTACTATGGGCTTTAGAAAGTGTCCTTTATGGATTTTATATGGAGAGTCCTTTAAGACTGCTTCTGCTGTATATAGTATGTAGGCGATTTGTGTGGAAAACTAGCAATCACTAAAACTCAGTTTTGTTCACTGCTTACAGTACCTCATACATGTCACATTATGATAACAAATAAGAATATTATTAATGAATGTTATATAACTtattacacaacacacatatacCTATACTTACATTTTTCCTTAGGGTATTTGTGACGGTGCAGGTGCTGTAGTTTTAGCCAATGAGGAGGCAATAAACAAACACAACCTCACTCCATTGGCCAGACTGGTTGATTACACAGTGGTGGGTGTTGACCCTTCAATCATGGGTATTGGTCCCGCTCCTGCGATCAAACAGCTATTGGAGAAACAGGGACTGTCCCTTGACCAGATTGATTTAGTCGAGGCAGGTAGTCCAATGATATGTATTCGGTATAACATGGACATGATTGTACAGGTCAATGAAGCTTTTGCTGGTCAATCTTTGTCAGTTGCTAAAGAGTTGGGACTAGACATGGAGAAGACTAATGTCAATGGTGGTGCCATTGCTTTAGGTATGTG comes from Dysidea avara chromosome 4, odDysAvar1.4, whole genome shotgun sequence and encodes:
- the LOC136252698 gene encoding 3-ketoacyl-CoA thiolase, mitochondrial-like — its product is MSKEIKLGEANIVLTGGTESMSQAPYAVRNAHWGSPLGVDLKMEDTLWSSLTDSYCKLLMALTAEKLADKYGITREDCDRFALASQKRWTNAHKNGYFKEELVPMEVKGKKGKEPFVADEHPREATFEKLQQLKPVFKENGVVTAGNASGICDGAGAVVLANEEAINKHNLTPLARLVDYTVVGVDPSIMGIGPAPAIKQLLEKQGLSLDQIDLVEVNEAFAGQSLSVAKELGLDMEKTNVNGGAIALGHPLAASGSRITAHLVHEMRRRDMKRSIGSACIGGGQGISLLLEK